A DNA window from Thalassospiraceae bacterium LMO-JJ14 contains the following coding sequences:
- a CDS encoding DUF4114 domain-containing protein produces MTDTVYGVNLVENGSFEDVDYSHDHGHGHHFGHGRFGGRHDHRHDNRHHQSAELSGWHTSSGPGPDIETSTRWTPAAEGRRYIELDGSGARDTNSSIYQDIPTGGSGTFQLSFSYAAPPFSRGSSNGIEVIWNGEVIDTITADGGWGTDWQSFTYELEGAGDATRLEFRAVGRDDGRGGLLDDISVIGIEPPELFTDDADTVVLADDDPDYGSGEQYDALAGDDIVSGGDLDDDINGNTGNDTLSGGAGDDTLIGGAETETLVEKERVVEHDLSSLNDTPALGVDPSHFTLANDHQVTMTFVGEEAGYRNTVGIYKIADDGSMYDVEIVFQDASDSRWYGTETGTAVDLDLSGGDSFGVFIIADGARRNNFRHMDDGHFEFRNADGSPATVDSDAPELVFVNNWGRARELRGEIYHSAVDSGNLQLNADDTLHVQSSANGDGGLRLNFEDLPASWSDNDFDDVVIDLSFAPVTETYLAAADDNDVLFGEDGDDTLIGGYGDDTLDGGTGNDVLDGGAGNDTLLGGAGDDTLDGGGGRDKLDGGDGDDLIFGRGGKDTLIGGSGNDDLRANGGNDILRGGGGDDRLAGGNGDDVLKGGGGDDLLIGGNGADSIDAGNGDDTVRVDFDQAQGDVADGGRGTDTLDITVETDDLADPAVLQALLDLHSFITDNADANSDSGPSQAFAALGLEVSNFEAIDITVIDSATGEEVPGFLAPVIALSAADSAGDEDTAIALDISAAVTNAPGLFDLSVTVSGVPSGARLSAGTDNLDGSWTLAPGDLAGLTVTPPADSDADFALTVTATATNQITGVETTSDALIQAVVVDAVADAPTLSVDDVVLADPNAGDQLIEGSDAKDTLQGFGGNDTINGGAKGDTIIGDGPSAATFTGALAIAAALGDIDGSETLEIVVDGLPAGATLSAGTDNGSGTVVLTTADLAGLTITVPSGAADFSLNVSAIATDTDADSGQQSTASAAVIASATLTVSVDGDDILNGGTGKDTIQGNGGNDTINGEGGADDIDGGDGDDIINGGGGADLIFGGLGNDVIDGNAGNDSIFGGDGNDDINGGGGLDIIDGGNGDDTIKGAADADTLIGGAGNDTLNGTAGDDSLDGGDGDDVLNGGSENDILNGGAGNDTLNGGTGDDVLDGGAGDDVLKGGGGVDTLSGGGGKDQIFGGAQADTLYGDAGSDTISGDGGADVIFGGSGKDVISGGAGADSIDGGNGNDEINGDDGNDSIDGGANDDLIWGGLGKDELFGGSGNDVLYGGDDNDTLHGGDDNDTLRGELGNDVIFGDAGNDIVIGGDGKDELHGGTGDDLLFGQAGGDTLFGDEGNDTLWGDTGADTLNGGSGNDRIEAHGGADIVNGGTGVDFMIGGKGNDTFVFNLGAGDSGIGAGNRDIITDFDADTADTLSFGGISAFSFMGDETQAFAGAGTASGRFNDSLKVLEIDADGDQIADLEIELQGVDGADLDDTDFIVS; encoded by the coding sequence ATGACGGATACGGTTTACGGCGTTAACCTGGTTGAGAACGGCAGCTTTGAGGATGTGGATTACAGCCACGACCACGGTCACGGCCATCACTTCGGTCACGGCCGTTTTGGCGGCCGCCATGATCACCGGCATGACAACCGCCATCACCAGAGTGCCGAACTGAGCGGCTGGCACACGTCATCCGGGCCGGGGCCGGATATCGAAACGTCTACCCGCTGGACACCCGCCGCCGAAGGCCGCCGCTATATCGAACTTGACGGCAGCGGTGCGCGCGACACCAACAGCTCTATCTATCAGGACATTCCGACCGGCGGCAGTGGCACTTTCCAGTTGTCGTTCAGCTACGCAGCGCCGCCGTTCAGCCGCGGCTCGTCAAACGGCATCGAAGTGATCTGGAACGGCGAGGTCATCGACACCATCACCGCCGACGGCGGCTGGGGCACCGACTGGCAGAGCTTCACCTATGAACTTGAGGGCGCGGGCGATGCCACACGGCTCGAATTCCGCGCCGTCGGCCGGGATGACGGCCGTGGCGGCCTGCTCGACGACATTTCCGTGATCGGCATCGAGCCGCCGGAACTGTTCACCGACGATGCCGACACCGTGGTGCTTGCCGACGACGACCCGGATTACGGGTCCGGCGAACAATATGACGCGCTGGCGGGCGACGATATCGTCAGCGGCGGCGACCTCGATGACGACATCAACGGCAACACCGGCAACGACACGCTTTCCGGCGGCGCCGGCGACGACACCCTGATCGGCGGGGCGGAAACCGAGACCCTGGTCGAAAAGGAACGCGTCGTCGAACACGACCTGTCGAGCCTGAATGACACCCCGGCTCTCGGCGTCGATCCGTCGCACTTCACGCTCGCCAACGATCACCAGGTGACGATGACCTTCGTCGGCGAGGAAGCGGGCTACCGCAACACCGTCGGCATCTACAAGATCGCCGACGACGGCAGCATGTACGACGTCGAAATCGTCTTTCAGGATGCCTCCGACAGCCGCTGGTACGGCACCGAAACCGGCACCGCTGTCGATCTCGACCTGTCCGGCGGCGACAGCTTCGGCGTCTTCATCATCGCCGATGGCGCCCGCCGCAATAACTTCCGTCACATGGACGACGGCCACTTCGAGTTCCGCAATGCCGACGGCAGCCCGGCAACCGTCGACAGCGACGCCCCGGAACTGGTGTTCGTCAACAACTGGGGCCGCGCCAGGGAACTGAGGGGCGAGATTTATCATTCCGCCGTCGATAGCGGCAACCTGCAGCTCAACGCCGACGACACACTGCATGTGCAGTCGTCCGCAAACGGCGACGGCGGCCTGCGCCTCAACTTCGAGGACCTGCCGGCATCGTGGAGCGACAACGACTTCGACGACGTCGTCATCGATCTTTCCTTCGCCCCCGTCACCGAGACTTATCTTGCCGCCGCCGACGACAACGATGTGCTGTTCGGCGAAGACGGCGACGACACGCTGATCGGCGGGTATGGCGACGACACCCTTGATGGCGGCACCGGCAACGATGTGCTCGACGGCGGTGCCGGTAACGACACTCTTCTGGGCGGCGCCGGTGACGACACACTCGACGGCGGCGGCGGACGCGACAAGCTGGACGGCGGCGACGGCGACGACCTGATCTTCGGGCGCGGCGGCAAGGACACCCTGATCGGCGGCAGCGGCAATGACGACCTGCGCGCCAATGGCGGCAACGATATCCTCAGGGGCGGCGGCGGCGACGACCGCCTGGCCGGCGGTAACGGCGACGACGTGCTCAAGGGCGGCGGCGGCGACGATCTTTTGATCGGCGGCAACGGCGCGGACAGCATCGACGCAGGCAACGGCGACGACACCGTGCGCGTCGATTTCGACCAGGCCCAGGGCGATGTCGCCGACGGCGGGCGCGGCACCGACACTCTCGACATAACCGTCGAGACCGACGATCTCGCCGATCCGGCCGTGCTCCAGGCGCTGCTCGATCTTCACAGCTTCATCACCGACAATGCCGACGCCAACTCCGACAGCGGCCCAAGCCAGGCCTTCGCCGCGCTCGGTCTCGAAGTCAGCAACTTCGAAGCCATCGACATCACCGTCATCGACTCCGCAACCGGCGAGGAAGTGCCGGGGTTCCTGGCGCCGGTGATCGCGCTTTCGGCGGCGGACAGCGCCGGTGACGAGGACACGGCCATCGCGCTCGATATCTCGGCCGCCGTCACCAATGCGCCGGGGCTGTTCGACCTCAGCGTCACCGTTTCCGGCGTGCCTTCGGGGGCAAGACTGTCCGCCGGGACCGACAATCTGGACGGCTCATGGACCCTGGCGCCGGGCGACCTGGCCGGGCTGACCGTCACACCGCCCGCCGACAGCGACGCCGACTTCGCCCTCACCGTCACGGCGACCGCGACGAACCAGATCACCGGGGTCGAAACGACCAGCGACGCCCTCATACAGGCGGTCGTCGTCGATGCCGTCGCCGACGCGCCGACGCTGTCCGTCGACGATGTTGTGCTGGCCGATCCCAATGCCGGCGATCAGCTGATCGAAGGCAGCGACGCCAAGGATACCCTGCAGGGCTTCGGCGGCAACGACACCATCAACGGCGGCGCCAAGGGCGACACCATCATCGGTGACGGTCCCTCGGCGGCAACCTTTACCGGCGCGCTGGCGATTGCCGCCGCGCTCGGCGATATCGACGGCTCGGAAACTCTTGAGATCGTCGTCGACGGCCTGCCCGCGGGCGCAACCCTTTCGGCCGGCACCGATAACGGTTCCGGCACGGTCGTGCTGACAACCGCCGATCTTGCCGGCCTGACCATCACCGTGCCATCCGGTGCGGCTGATTTCTCGCTGAACGTCAGCGCCATTGCCACCGACACGGACGCGGACAGCGGCCAGCAATCCACCGCCAGCGCCGCCGTAATCGCCAGCGCGACGCTCACCGTCTCGGTTGACGGCGACGACATCCTGAACGGCGGCACCGGCAAAGACACCATTCAGGGCAACGGCGGCAACGACACCATTAACGGCGAAGGCGGCGCGGACGATATCGACGGCGGCGACGGCGACGACATCATCAACGGCGGCGGCGGCGCGGACCTGATCTTCGGCGGCCTCGGCAATGACGTCATCGACGGCAACGCAGGCAACGACAGCATCTTCGGTGGCGACGGCAACGACGACATCAACGGTGGCGGCGGTCTGGACATCATCGACGGCGGCAACGGCGACGATACGATCAAGGGGGCGGCAGACGCCGACACGCTGATCGGCGGCGCCGGCAACGATACCCTGAACGGCACGGCGGGCGACGACAGCCTCGACGGCGGCGACGGCGATGATGTGCTGAACGGCGGCAGCGAGAACGATATCCTCAATGGCGGTGCCGGCAACGACACCCTGAACGGCGGCACCGGCGACGACGTGCTCGACGGCGGCGCGGGCGATGACGTGCTGAAAGGCGGCGGCGGGGTCGACACCTTGTCCGGCGGCGGCGGCAAGGACCAGATTTTCGGCGGTGCGCAGGCCGACACGCTTTACGGAGATGCCGGCAGCGATACCATCTCAGGCGACGGCGGCGCCGACGTGATCTTCGGCGGTAGCGGCAAGGACGTGATTTCCGGCGGTGCCGGTGCGGACAGCATCGACGGTGGTAACGGCAACGACGAGATCAACGGCGACGACGGCAACGACAGCATCGACGGCGGCGCCAATGACGATCTGATCTGGGGCGGTCTCGGCAAGGACGAACTGTTCGGCGGCAGTGGCAACGATGTCCTATACGGCGGCGACGACAACGACACCCTGCACGGCGGCGATGACAACGACACACTCCGCGGCGAACTGGGCAACGACGTGATCTTCGGTGACGCCGGTAACGACATCGTCATCGGCGGTGACGGCAAGGACGAACTGCACGGCGGCACAGGCGACGACCTGCTGTTCGGCCAGGCAGGCGGCGACACCCTTTTCGGCGACGAAGGCAACGATACGCTGTGGGGTGACACCGGTGCGGACACGCTCAACGGCGGCAGCGGCAATGACCGCATCGAAGCGCACGGCGGTGCGGATATCGTCAACGGCGGCACCGGGGTCGACTTCATGATCGGCGGCAAGGGCAACGACACATTTGTCTTCAATCTCGGCGCCGGTGACAGCGGCATCGGTGCGGGCAACCGCGACATTATCACCGACTTCGACGCCGACACGGCGGACACACTCTCGTTCGGCGGCATCTCGGCGTTCAGCTTCATGGGTGACGAAACCCAGGCGTTCGCCGGTGCAGGCACCGCATCGGGGCGTTTCAACGACAGCCTCAAGGTCCTCGAAATCGATGCCGACGGCGATCAGATCGCCGATCTGGAAATCGAACTGCAAGGTGTCGACGGCGCCGATCTGGACGATACCGACTTCATCGTCAGCTAG
- a CDS encoding HlyD family type I secretion periplasmic adaptor subunit, with product MSIGADMQTSRPGGGVPALTHATFWISALAVVAFGLWAHFSTLDIVSHAAGEVIPSSQVKTVQHLEGGIVREIKVVEGQKVSAGQPLVELEPTVSGAEVAELRIRLRALETDIAQFEALAAGAQQPVFSDALQSTHPELARQARDRFDTRLAKHNNDLAKQQQSVVQRRQQIAEIEGRIAGGEKGLALVDEQIAMSEQLLKKSLINRFKHLDLLKEGRALRNQVEGDRAQLVRARSALDEAEAELQRIRATFADEVQQSLEEARLKSRELRERVRKFEDSLERTVVRSPVDGVVKTLNVVTLGGVLKPGQSVADIVPLGDKLIVEAKLKTQDIGYVAVGQRAVIKLASSDAVRFGQLDGTVTEVSPDTLISDDGMPFYRVRIELPRDYFEKAGERYALFPGMQVATSILTGERTVMGYILDPLLHRMGGAFQER from the coding sequence ATGAGTATCGGGGCCGACATGCAGACGTCCCGGCCGGGCGGCGGTGTTCCCGCCCTGACGCACGCGACGTTCTGGATCAGTGCGCTGGCGGTCGTCGCGTTCGGCCTGTGGGCGCATTTCAGCACGCTGGACATCGTCAGCCATGCCGCCGGCGAGGTCATTCCCTCGTCGCAGGTCAAGACCGTGCAGCATCTGGAAGGCGGCATCGTGCGCGAGATCAAGGTCGTCGAAGGCCAGAAGGTCAGTGCCGGGCAGCCGCTGGTGGAACTGGAGCCGACGGTCAGCGGCGCCGAAGTGGCCGAGCTGCGCATCCGCCTCCGCGCCCTGGAAACCGATATCGCGCAATTCGAGGCGCTGGCCGCAGGCGCACAGCAACCGGTGTTTTCCGATGCCCTGCAGAGCACGCATCCCGAACTTGCCCGCCAGGCCCGGGACCGCTTCGACACCCGCCTCGCCAAGCACAACAACGACCTCGCCAAACAGCAACAGTCCGTGGTGCAGCGCCGCCAGCAGATCGCCGAGATCGAAGGCCGCATCGCCGGCGGCGAAAAGGGGCTGGCGCTGGTCGACGAGCAGATCGCGATGAGCGAACAGCTTTTGAAAAAGAGCCTGATCAACCGCTTCAAGCACCTCGATCTGTTGAAGGAAGGCCGCGCGCTCAGAAATCAGGTCGAAGGCGACCGTGCGCAGCTTGTCCGCGCCCGCTCGGCCCTTGATGAGGCCGAGGCCGAACTGCAGCGTATCCGCGCAACCTTTGCCGACGAGGTGCAGCAGAGCCTTGAGGAAGCGCGGCTCAAGTCCCGCGAACTGCGCGAACGGGTGCGCAAGTTCGAAGACAGCCTGGAGCGCACCGTTGTCCGCTCGCCGGTCGACGGCGTGGTCAAGACGCTGAACGTGGTGACGCTCGGCGGGGTCTTGAAGCCGGGCCAAAGCGTTGCCGATATCGTGCCGCTGGGCGACAAGCTGATCGTCGAGGCGAAGCTGAAAACCCAGGACATCGGCTACGTCGCCGTCGGCCAGCGCGCCGTTATCAAACTCGCTTCATCGGATGCGGTCCGCTTCGGTCAGCTCGACGGGACGGTGACCGAGGTCAGCCCCGATACGCTGATCAGCGACGACGGGATGCCGTTCTACCGGGTCAGGATCGAATTGCCGCGCGACTACTTCGAGAAGGCCGGCGAGCGCTATGCCCTGTTCCCGGGGATGCAGGTCGCGACCAGCATCCTGACCGGCGAGCGGACGGTGATGGGCTATATCCTCGATCCGCTGCTGCACCGCATGGGCGGGGCTTTTCAGGAACGCTGA
- a CDS encoding ATP-binding cassette domain-containing protein has protein sequence MSAKPLIAGEMAFGSLLVNVMALASPLFVMQVLNRYVGQGVDATLFTLTAGVLLAIVFEFALRQSRMALARGISAAPDAEIAARAFDTLTRARVQALDKTAPEARREIVSGTQAIETAYNATNITTVLDAPFAVLFIFVLYLVQPVLAGICAVFVLGVYGIGAYGHKKLQSLTARLQSVTAEGSALLGTAVREGDMIRSFNAGTHVRRDWQANIGTAQQLRRDMNAQQGLVQTVTGSAMALMSVAIIGTGAALVVAGKLDVGAMIGANILAARALQPVTRLAGLGAAFARAQQSLDVFDKLAATDLEADGGTRISALQGKIEFREAAFMYPESRLSIFEGLNLSIGPGDVLSVIGNNGTGKSTMARLLMGLIEPVRGQILVDGVDLKQLDPAWWRRQVVYLPQEPALLNATLRDNITVNTPDMDDAALAACVDRAGLRKFIDESADGLDTRISDNGWRLAEGIRRRIALARALATDGALVVIDEPTESLDEEGCRAVYRVLASMAEQKRTIVVMSHDPDIVKGPHTRLDLNMKPVPGIERLGQKQLPKPLERIEGPKGSPGSTKEAGA, from the coding sequence ATGAGTGCGAAGCCGCTGATTGCCGGTGAAATGGCGTTCGGCTCTTTGCTTGTCAACGTCATGGCGCTGGCTTCGCCGCTGTTCGTGATGCAGGTGCTGAACCGCTACGTCGGCCAGGGCGTCGATGCGACGCTGTTCACGCTGACGGCGGGGGTCCTGCTGGCCATCGTCTTCGAGTTCGCGCTCAGGCAGTCGCGCATGGCATTGGCCCGCGGCATCAGCGCCGCGCCGGACGCGGAGATCGCCGCGCGTGCCTTCGATACCCTGACCCGTGCCCGGGTGCAGGCGCTCGACAAGACCGCCCCCGAGGCGCGCCGCGAGATCGTCAGCGGCACACAGGCCATCGAAACCGCCTACAACGCGACCAACATCACCACGGTGCTGGATGCGCCGTTCGCCGTGCTGTTCATTTTCGTACTCTACCTGGTGCAGCCGGTGCTGGCGGGGATCTGCGCAGTGTTCGTGCTCGGCGTTTACGGCATCGGCGCGTATGGCCACAAGAAACTGCAATCGCTCACCGCCCGGCTGCAATCCGTCACCGCCGAGGGCAGCGCGCTTCTCGGTACTGCGGTCCGCGAAGGCGATATGATCCGGAGCTTCAATGCCGGGACGCACGTACGCCGCGACTGGCAGGCCAATATAGGGACGGCCCAGCAGCTTCGCCGCGACATGAACGCCCAGCAGGGACTGGTGCAGACGGTTACCGGCAGCGCCATGGCGTTGATGAGTGTCGCCATCATCGGCACCGGTGCGGCGCTGGTGGTGGCCGGAAAACTCGACGTCGGCGCGATGATCGGCGCCAACATTCTTGCCGCCCGCGCGCTGCAGCCGGTCACCAGGTTGGCCGGGCTCGGCGCGGCGTTCGCCCGTGCGCAGCAGTCGCTGGACGTTTTCGATAAGCTCGCCGCAACGGATCTTGAGGCCGACGGCGGCACACGCATTTCCGCGCTACAGGGAAAAATAGAATTCCGCGAAGCGGCGTTCATGTACCCGGAAAGCCGGCTTTCGATCTTCGAGGGCCTGAACCTCAGCATCGGTCCGGGCGACGTGCTCAGTGTCATCGGCAACAACGGCACCGGCAAGTCGACCATGGCCCGGTTGCTGATGGGGCTGATCGAGCCGGTGCGCGGGCAGATTCTCGTCGACGGTGTCGATCTCAAGCAGCTCGACCCGGCCTGGTGGCGCCGTCAGGTCGTTTATCTGCCACAGGAACCGGCGCTGCTGAATGCCACGCTCCGCGACAACATCACCGTCAACACCCCGGACATGGACGACGCGGCGCTGGCGGCATGCGTCGATCGCGCGGGATTGCGGAAATTCATCGACGAAAGCGCCGACGGCCTGGACACGCGCATTTCCGATAACGGCTGGCGGCTGGCCGAGGGGATCCGCCGCCGCATCGCGCTGGCCCGTGCGCTGGCGACGGACGGCGCGCTGGTGGTCATCGACGAACCGACGGAAAGCCTGGATGAAGAAGGCTGCCGCGCGGTTTACCGGGTGCTGGCGTCGATGGCGGAGCAGAAACGCACCATCGTCGTCATGTCGCATGATCCGGACATCGTCAAAGGGCCGCACACGCGGCTCGATTTGAACATGAAACCGGTGCCGGGGATCGAACGGCTGGGCCAGAAGCAATTGCCGAAACCGCTGGAACGGATCGAAGGCCCGAAAGGCTCACCCGGCAGCACCAAGGAAGCCGGGGCATGA
- a CDS encoding methyltransferase domain-containing protein yields the protein MRDYARLDAFLDERLKDIYPEPFGEPHIAIITQMIPKIIDKHAIPKGAKVLDVGCGHGLALNTFREHGMDVTGVGFGEEAEKARAEGFEIIEQDMSFLDVADASYDLAWCRHVIEHSVFPFFTLAEMFRILKPGGVFYMEVPAPDTVCQHEANPNHYSVLTRTNWTHLLHRTGFENIENGDITFNVPAGPDTYYSFDAKKP from the coding sequence ATGCGCGATTATGCCCGGCTTGACGCCTTTCTGGACGAGCGACTGAAGGATATCTACCCGGAACCGTTCGGTGAGCCGCACATTGCCATCATCACGCAGATGATCCCGAAGATCATCGACAAGCACGCGATCCCCAAGGGCGCGAAGGTGCTCGATGTCGGCTGCGGGCACGGGCTGGCGCTGAATACCTTTCGCGAGCACGGCATGGACGTCACCGGGGTCGGCTTCGGCGAGGAAGCGGAAAAAGCCCGCGCCGAAGGTTTCGAAATCATCGAGCAGGACATGTCGTTCCTCGACGTCGCCGACGCCAGTTACGACCTCGCATGGTGCCGCCACGTCATCGAACACAGCGTGTTTCCGTTTTTCACGCTGGCCGAGATGTTCCGTATCCTGAAGCCCGGCGGCGTCTTTTATATGGAAGTACCGGCCCCCGATACCGTCTGCCAGCACGAGGCGAACCCCAATCACTACAGCGTCCTGACCCGCACCAACTGGACGCACCTTCTGCACCGGACAGGCTTTGAGAATATCGAGAACGGCGATATCACCTTCAACGTCCCGGCCGGACCGGATACTTATTACAGCTTCGATGCGAAGAAGCCCTAA
- a CDS encoding TetR/AcrR family transcriptional regulator, with the protein MNRKSTREQIVDAADLLFYRHGFEHTSFADIAGDVHISRGNFYHHFKTKDDILDSVIGRRLENTLKMLKAWENESDDPAERIRSFINILIVNRAKIKRYGCPVGTLSSELAKLNHAARGDAGKLFTLFRTWLSEQFRALGRSHDADALAMRLLARSQGVATLANAFHDDKFIRAEVRNMCDWLDGVIGNTTALARQS; encoded by the coding sequence GTGAACAGGAAATCCACACGCGAACAGATTGTCGATGCCGCCGATCTGCTTTTCTACCGCCACGGGTTCGAGCATACCTCGTTCGCCGACATTGCCGGGGACGTACATATTTCGCGCGGCAACTTTTATCACCACTTCAAGACCAAGGACGACATCCTCGACAGCGTCATCGGGCGGCGCCTGGAAAACACCCTCAAAATGCTCAAAGCGTGGGAGAACGAAAGCGACGACCCGGCCGAGCGGATCCGCAGCTTCATCAACATCCTGATCGTGAACCGGGCGAAAATTAAGCGCTACGGCTGTCCCGTCGGCACGCTCAGCAGCGAACTGGCGAAGCTCAACCACGCAGCGAGGGGCGATGCCGGCAAGCTGTTCACGCTGTTCAGGACCTGGCTTTCGGAACAGTTCAGGGCGCTCGGCCGCAGCCATGACGCCGATGCCTTGGCGATGCGTCTGCTGGCCCGCTCGCAGGGGGTGGCGACGCTGGCGAATGCCTTTCACGACGACAAATTCATCCGTGCCGAGGTGCGAAACATGTGCGACTGGCTCGACGGCGTCATCGGAAACACCACCGCGCTGGCACGGCAAAGCTGA
- a CDS encoding DNA-3-methyladenine glycosylase I: protein MSNTFEAPDGKLRCGWAGATPDFLPYHDTEWGFPVSDDRRLFEKICLEGFQSGLSWRTILAKRENFRAAFANFEYEKVARFGERDVERMLKDAGIIRHRGKIEATINNAKRACEMVAQEGSLAGYFWSFEPAPAELDAPQTVSTSAASVALSKDLKKRGWKFVGPTTMFAFMQAMGLINDHVTDCVICAKVEKARKSFKRPG from the coding sequence ATGAGCAACACCTTCGAAGCCCCCGACGGCAAGCTGCGCTGCGGCTGGGCCGGTGCGACACCTGATTTCCTGCCCTACCACGACACCGAGTGGGGCTTTCCGGTGAGCGACGACCGCCGCCTGTTCGAGAAAATCTGTCTCGAGGGGTTTCAGTCGGGCCTGAGCTGGCGCACCATCCTCGCCAAGCGTGAGAACTTCCGCGCCGCGTTTGCGAATTTCGAGTATGAAAAAGTCGCCCGCTTCGGCGAACGCGATGTCGAACGGATGCTCAAGGACGCGGGGATCATCCGTCACCGCGGCAAGATCGAAGCGACCATCAACAACGCCAAGCGGGCCTGCGAGATGGTCGCGCAGGAAGGCTCGCTGGCGGGCTATTTCTGGAGCTTCGAGCCGGCCCCGGCTGAGCTGGACGCCCCGCAGACGGTCTCGACCTCCGCCGCCTCGGTTGCGCTGTCGAAGGATTTGAAAAAACGCGGCTGGAAATTCGTCGGCCCGACGACGATGTTCGCCTTCATGCAGGCGATGGGGCTGATCAACGACCATGTCACGGACTGCGTGATCTGCGCCAAGGTTGAAAAGGCCAGAAAAAGCTTCAAGCGTCCTGGTTGA
- a CDS encoding MmcQ/YjbR family DNA-binding protein, which translates to MNAAAYNKFCASLPHTTHVNQWGGADVWKIGGKVFAIAWFADDALPAITFKVSDIGYEMLRDAPGLRPAPYLASRGMKWIQNYDEPGLDDKQLKEFLAESYRIVSLGLTKKLQKELGLNQDA; encoded by the coding sequence ATGAACGCCGCCGCATACAACAAGTTCTGCGCTTCGTTGCCGCACACGACGCACGTCAACCAGTGGGGCGGGGCGGATGTATGGAAGATCGGCGGCAAGGTCTTTGCCATCGCTTGGTTCGCGGACGATGCCTTGCCCGCGATCACCTTCAAGGTGTCCGACATCGGCTATGAAATGCTGCGCGATGCACCTGGGCTCAGGCCGGCGCCGTATCTGGCGTCACGCGGTATGAAGTGGATTCAGAATTACGACGAACCCGGTCTCGACGACAAACAGCTCAAGGAATTTCTTGCCGAATCCTATCGCATCGTATCGCTCGGCCTGACCAAAAAGCTGCAAAAGGAACTGGGTCTCAACCAGGACGCTTGA
- a CDS encoding DUF126 domain-containing protein, with product MSIELKCHVGIGPDVEGEALVAADNFSARYDLDRIKGVFSRPQHKLYGESYDGKILVLNTSKGGVASAWMLHEMKSRGITPKAILFNTANTILAQGAALADLAMCDRFEDGDVTGLIKTGEHVKVFPDKGLVIVER from the coding sequence ATGAGCATCGAATTGAAATGCCATGTCGGCATCGGCCCCGACGTCGAAGGCGAGGCGCTGGTCGCCGCCGACAACTTCTCGGCGCGTTACGACCTGGACCGGATCAAGGGCGTCTTTTCCCGCCCGCAGCACAAGCTGTACGGGGAATCCTATGACGGCAAGATACTGGTGCTGAACACATCGAAGGGCGGCGTCGCGTCTGCGTGGATGCTGCACGAGATGAAATCGCGCGGCATTACACCCAAGGCGATCCTGTTCAACACCGCGAATACGATCCTCGCCCAGGGCGCGGCGCTCGCCGATCTCGCCATGTGCGACCGCTTCGAAGACGGCGACGTCACGGGGCTGATCAAAACCGGCGAACACGTAAAGGTATTCCCCGACAAAGGGCTGGTCATCGTCGAGCGGTGA